CCCGAACCAGCGCTTCGATACGGCAACCGTGCTGGAGCGTTTGGCGGCGATTGCTGAAACGAAAGGTTGGCCACTGAAGGCACCGCTTGGGCTGTCTGGTAAACCGTTAAACTCTCCACCTTCCGGTGTGACCCCGTCACCTAGTCCGGTTCATCGAGTatccaatggtggtggtggtggtggtgttggagcaGCACCGGAAAGACCGGCACCTCCACGACCGACCGTTGGTCCACCACCGGGTGGTGCAGTTCCGGTGGGACCCGATGGTACTCTGAACAAAAACAAGTACCCGCAGCGACCACCCGATCCCGTGCGTGTGACAGTGAGTGGCGCAGCAGCGCATGGAGGCATGGTACCACCTTCGCATCACATCGGGGGACCAGCGTACGGACAACCAGCCGGCTCAGGTGGTGTtgtgggcggtggtggcctgTTCTCTTCGATTAAGGGAGGAGCAGGCAGCTTCTTGAAGAACCTGAAGGATACCTCTTCGAAGGTGATGCAAACCGTACAGCAGAGCATTGCTCGGACCGATCTCGATTTGAGCTACATTACGCAGCGCATCCTGGTGATGCCCTGTCCATCGGAGGGCCTCGAGTCCACATACCGGACGAACAACATCGAAGATGTGAAGGTGTATCTGGATACGCGCTATCAACCGACTAAGCTCAGTGTGTACAACCTGGGGCCACGGAGTAGTCCGCGtatgccaccaccggtgcgcaCGGTCGAGGCGGGTTTCATCTATGCTCCGGTTCCTCCGTCCAGTACGGGTTCTGGTAAGGCACCGCTGCTCACCGGTCTGTACTCGCTGGTGGAAGACATCTACGGGTTTTTGAGCGCTGACCCGAAAACTATTGTCGTCATTCAAAGCCCAGATAGTGGTCGTGCCTTGGCGGCAACCGTGGTCTGCGGGTTACTGATCTATGCCGGGCTCGTTACGGAGCCAGAAGATGCGATGCAAATGTTTGCGATCCGACGAACGCCACCGAATATGCGTCCTTCGGAACTGCGGTATCTGTACTATCTGGGGGATATAGTGCGATCGATCCCGCATCTGCCGCACTACAAACCGGTCACGCTCGTCTCGCTAGCCGTCGCACCGGTTCCGCGCATGACGAAGGCACGCGATGGTTGTCGGATGTACGTGGAGGTGGCAACGGCCGATCGAACGGTGTTCTGTACGCTGCAGGATTACGAACGAATGAGGCTTTACCATTCGTCCGAGGGCAAGATCGCTCTGGCAATGAATGTGACCGTGTGTGGTGATGTGACGATCAGTTTGTACCACGCACGGAACGCACTGGGTGGTATAGGACGGCCTCAAGGTATCCGCATATGCCAACTTCAGTTCCACACGGGCTACATTCCGGAGGAGGAAACATTGATTAActacgatcgatcggaacTGGATGAGGTACCGGATTTGGAGCACGTACCGCAAAAGTTTTCCGTCGCGTTAAGCGTGTTCGTCGGTGATTCGGAGCGTCCGCCTGCTTCTCAGCCACCATGGCGATCGACGAAAGCATCCCGTGATCCGAAGATTCTGTTCGCCACCCAGCTCGAGTACGAGGAGAATGTCGATAATTTCATCACTAAACCGagcagcaaaccagcagctAGTGcagcgaaaccaccaccgcctcgcCCTGCACCACCTTCTCCGCAACCTGCCCACCGGTCCGTTGCAGGGTACGGTGAAGCGCACGAGGTGATCGCCGATCGAGAAGCTGATCTACTGAATCTGAACAAATCTGGTCAGGGATCAACGGGAACAGGTGtagtcgagcagcagcagcaacaacaggaactTCACCACCCAGTCGAACGGCCTTCGAATGTAGAGGAATCGTTCGATCTTCTCGGAGGGCTATCACCTCCGGTTGTCAATGCACCTGCAACCGCAGTGACTGAGTCCACGGTTGGCAACGCTACTGCTACCAAATCAGCGGTCTTGGATGACATTTTCGGTGCTTTCGAGGGTGTTGGACCAGCAGTCGGAGGAGCAACGCTAACAGCCACCAAGTCTAGCAGTGATCTGAACGGATTAAACTTGAACTTTGATCACTTTGGTGGTGTTGCACAGCCAGCGGCTGGACCTACGGCTGGTAGTGGGCCGTTCAGTAATGGTTCGCAGACGGACGTCAATGCACCGAATGCAAATAATAGTTTCGGGTTCGATGCTTTTGCTGGTGTAGGTCCACAGGTGTTCTACAACAGTGCTCCTACTCCCATGGCACAGCAGTCTCAGCAACAGGCGACGCAGCAATCGAAAGATCCATTCGCAGACATTGGCAATCTGACGGCTGGGTTAGTTGCAGGATCAACAGCTAATGCCGCTGgaggtggtagcggtggtgctggatggGGTAGTAAGGGTGGGATGCCCTCAGCGACGACTCCGAGCCCTCGTTCAACTCAATTCTCCAGTCCTACGCATCACTTCAGTGGCGCTAGTACGGCTAACCCATCGCCAAGAGCACCTTCGACAccgaaccatcagcagcagcagatgcgcaGCCCGAACGAGGGCCAGTCACAACGGCAACCCGATTACAGCCGGTCGCACTTTGCTGAGCCGACGGCCAAGGGTACGACTCCGAACAATGGTAATGGTAGCAATGGTAACGGGGCGACCGGTGGCCGTTCTGGAGACATCTTCGGGGACATTCTCGGTCAGCAGGGTTACTCGTTCGGCAGCTCGAAAAATCAGGGCCCACGCACGATCAATGATATGCGCAAGGAGGAGCTCGTGAAGGAGATGGATCCAGAACGGTTGAAGCTGATGGAATGGGTAAGAGTCGATTAAGGGTTTGTCCTGAAACGCTGTTCGTTCAGCAGATCGTTATTGTACTTACTTATTTCCCATTCGAATTTCTTCAACTAGACCGAGGGTAAGAAGAGCAACATACGAGCACTGCTTTGCACCGTCCACACCGTTCTATGGCCGGGTGCCAAATGGACTAAATGCGAAATGCATCAGCTGGTAACGGCGGCGGATGTAAAGAAAATTTATCGCAAAGCCTGCCTAGCTGTGCATCCGGATAAGGTAGGTAGTGAAGCCCATGTGAATAAAGTGGTAATAGAGCAGAGTATACTGATGATTGCGAGCGCTatatgtttttcctttcagCACACTGGTACTGAAAATGAAAGCATGGCTAAGCTGATCTTCATGGAGTTGAACAATGCTTGGACAGAGTTCGAGAGcgatgccagccagcagaaTCTTTTCGCCAATTAGGTCGTCCGCCGTACTCTCGATTAGATCCGAAAGTACGAAATAAGTTCGGCAAGGAACGGAACGTGTTCCGTTTGTTAATCTACTACACCAACTCATCACATGCTTTGGACTGATATGGCTTGAAAGGGAGGTACCacaaaatgagattttaaaactgttttttgttttaaacacAATGCAATCCAACCCCATTTGTAGGGCTATGATAATGGCtttagtgtgtgcgtgtgtgtgtagaggatCAGAGGAGATCGGTGTCgcgaaaagagagcgagaaattgAGCGAACGGGATCTCGCTGGACCACCCTGAATGCTTTCAATCAAAGTAACCATCGAAGTCGATCGTTGGGCAGTTGaacatcgacgatcgatcgtgttATCGACGAGTGTTGAATTACACCCGTAAAAGGGCAAAGGAACTGAAGAAGAAACGCGACTGCTCTTAGAGGTAGACGATCATGTGATAATTTGTTCTTTCCTTAGGTCACCACTATGACGCTTGTTGCAGGAAATGCATTTTGTAGTGCATCACAGACGTATATAAACATATACATTCTTTATTTCCCTATTTCTTACTTAGTTCATAGCGTATTTTTAATTCCATATTTCATAAGAGTAAATTTATGGGCTCTTCAGCTGCGTTGAATATGAGGATTGCTTTACATATTTGAATGAAGGTAGAGGGAGGTATGGATTATTCAgatgttgatgaaatgaattggaaaatcCCAGGAAAAGGTGATATCGAAAGGAACGGTTAAATTTTTGTGATTTCATGTGGCTCATGTGGATTTCATGTGGTTGTAACGTTGGAAGGtataaaacattttattcaaaaatCCCATCCGGCAATGTTTTCTTTGAGATTGATGCCTCAAAAATGCCTTTACGAAACGTATTGCTGATACTCTTACGTTTTGTTGCAGTAGCTTAATGATACATCCGGAAACTTTAACCTTTGGACTCGTGTTTGGGTTTTATAGCGGTTGAAACACACGTTGGATGCTTTGCAAgagtttgaatttgaaactaTGTTTAATGTACGTGTAAAAGTTGTTGTCCACAGGATGGCAACTACTTATCTATCGGTTAGCAGCCTATCGGAGTTAGTGGTTCATCCCATATTGTGTTGAATTATTTTATAAaagagcgaaggaaaaaacgaaaacaaccatTACCAACGGAACAATAGATTTTGAGCATTGCGGTGGTAAATGTGACACAAAGCGAGAAATGACGATtgccacaaacacagcacagaATGTTCTGTTCTCCTGCACCTGGTTCAATTTTAGAAAACCTACTTCCTATCCCGTTGTTGATGATAATGTTTAGCGCGATGTACGTATATAAGCCAGTAACTTATTCTATCATGTAGCTAATGTGAAGTAAATAAAATGCGGTTAAGAAAGGTCGTTAGAGCTCAGTCAGAATGGACAGTGTAAGGTGTGTATAGCGCGTAGGATACCATGGTATGCAGCGGTGGGATgaatggatg
The sequence above is a segment of the Anopheles darlingi chromosome 2, idAnoDarlMG_H_01, whole genome shotgun sequence genome. Coding sequences within it:
- the LOC125950589 gene encoding cyclin-G-associated kinase translates to MSDFLKSAMSYFNTAPSNGLDNEFVGQTVEVANVKLRIKRVIAEGGFAYVFVAQDVQSGTEYALKRLLGTDKEECNNIIREINVHKQVSGHPNVVKFVAATFIDRTQTANAQRRAEYLLVSELCKGGSLYDCLEQDLAPETVLRVFYQATKAVAHLHSQSKPINHRDIKIENFLIGSDGLLKLCDFGSASTDSYAPDVTWNAQQRDTLEDALTRCTTPMYRAPEQLDTWANYPIGIKMDVWALGCVLYLLCYRKHPFEDSAKLRIINANYTIPNDSRYACFSETIRGCLQVDPNQRFDTATVLERLAAIAETKGWPLKAPLGLSGKPLNSPPSGVTPSPSPVHRVSNGGGGGGVGAAPERPAPPRPTVGPPPGGAVPVGPDGTLNKNKYPQRPPDPVRVTVSGAAAHGGMVPPSHHIGGPAYGQPAGSGGVVGGGGLFSSIKGGAGSFLKNLKDTSSKVMQTVQQSIARTDLDLSYITQRILVMPCPSEGLESTYRTNNIEDVKVYLDTRYQPTKLSVYNLGPRSSPRMPPPVRTVEAGFIYAPVPPSSTGSGKAPLLTGLYSLVEDIYGFLSADPKTIVVIQSPDSGRALAATVVCGLLIYAGLVTEPEDAMQMFAIRRTPPNMRPSELRYLYYLGDIVRSIPHLPHYKPVTLVSLAVAPVPRMTKARDGCRMYVEVATADRTVFCTLQDYERMRLYHSSEGKIALAMNVTVCGDVTISLYHARNALGGIGRPQGIRICQLQFHTGYIPEEETLINYDRSELDEVPDLEHVPQKFSVALSVFVGDSERPPASQPPWRSTKASRDPKILFATQLEYEENVDNFITKPSSKPAASAAKPPPPRPAPPSPQPAHRSVAGYGEAHEVIADREADLLNLNKSGQGSTGTGVVEQQQQQQELHHPVERPSNVEESFDLLGGLSPPVVNAPATAVTESTVGNATATKSAVLDDIFGAFEGVGPAVGGATLTATKSSSDLNGLNLNFDHFGGVAQPAAGPTAGSGPFSNGSQTDVNAPNANNSFGFDAFAGVGPQVFYNSAPTPMAQQSQQQATQQSKDPFADIGNLTAGLVAGSTANAAGGGSGGAGWGSKGGMPSATTPSPRSTQFSSPTHHFSGASTANPSPRAPSTPNHQQQQMRSPNEGQSQRQPDYSRSHFAEPTAKGTTPNNGNGSNGNGATGGRSGDIFGDILGQQGYSFGSSKNQGPRTINDMRKEELVKEMDPERLKLMEWTEGKKSNIRALLCTVHTVLWPGAKWTKCEMHQLVTAADVKKIYRKACLAVHPDKHTGTENESMAKLIFMELNNAWTEFESDASQQNLFAN